A genome region from Setaria italica strain Yugu1 chromosome III, Setaria_italica_v2.0, whole genome shotgun sequence includes the following:
- the LOC101756854 gene encoding F-box/kelch-repeat protein At1g57790: protein MAARRSWADLPADLVAEIARRVPCLTDRVRAARACRTWLEGALKDPCPLKIPWLLLPADALPPDAIRRASFFCVLCNRAHRVAVPNDMGGARFFGAYPGGWLFLAYGQSCRHGLINLRTHESLYLPDNAVTFDESASNRNHPMLIRAATLSAPPAPLEGCVAAAIVTDLTPDYFFDPVHITLWRMGSRLGSTMFQFDAEDVIYHNGAFHFLSQHGDLLICRPEFQDEAPLERLQVRREYHPMVGVGFVLNAGACYLVECRGELLMVMRVQPHQDVTSQFKVYRMTQDQAQDADQAFYRWTELPALDGRMLFIGRGCSRSFEAAHFPGSQEGIYFFDDGNFYSAPIICVGDKPPQYGCCKNGVWSGPPDHVRYWFPEQRPSTYSSPVWFLH, encoded by the coding sequence ATGGCTGCCCGGCGGTCCTGGGCGGACCTTCCCGCCGATCTCGTCGCAGAGATCGCCCGTCGCGTGCCGTGCCTCACCGACCGCGTCCGCGCTGCCAGGGCGTGCCGCACCTGGCTTGAAGGCGCGCTGAAGGACCCGTGCCCGCTCAAGATCCCatggctcctcctccccgccgacgcTCTCCCGCCCGATGCCATCCGCAGGGCGTCCTTCTTCTGCGTCCTCTGCAACCGCGCCCACCGCGTCGCCGTCCCGAACGACATGGGCGGCGCACGCTTCTTCGGCGCGTACCCCGGGGGCTGGCTGTTCCTCGCCTACGGCCAGAGCTGCCGCCACGGGCTGATCAACCTCCGCACCCACGAGAGCCTCTACCTCCCCGACAACGCCGTCACATTTGACGAATCGGCGTCGAACCGGAACCATCCCATGCTCATCCGCGCCGCCACCCTTTCTGCCCCGCCGGCCCCGCTCGAGGgatgcgtcgccgccgccatcgtcacGGATCTTACTCCGGATTATTTCTTCGATCCAGTGCATATTACGCTTTGGCGCATGGGGAGCCGGCTGGGCTCCACCATGTTCCAGTTCGACGCCGAGGACGTCATATACCACAACGGCGCCTTCCATTTCCTCTCCCAGCATGGGGATCTGCTCATTTGCAGGCCAGAATTCCAAGATGAAGCGCCCCTGGAACGACTGCAAGTGCGGAGGGAATACCACCCGATGGTGGGCGTGGGCTTTGTGCTGAACGCCGGCGCTTGCTACCTCGTCGAGTGCCGCGGAGAGCTTCTGATGGTCATGCGAGTCCAGCCTCATCAAGATGTGACATCGCAGTTCAAGGTGTACCGGATGACACAGGATCAGGCACAGGACGCCGACCAAGCTTTCTACCGTTGGACCGAGTTGCCCGCGCTGGATGGCCGGATGCTGTTCATCGGACGCGGCTGCTCCAGATCCTTCGAGGCGGCTCATTTCCCCGGATCTCAGGAAGGCATCTACTTCTTCGATGACGGGAATTTCTATTCGGCGCCGATTATATGCGTCGGAGACAAGCCCCCGCAGTACGGCTGCTGCAAAAACGGGGTCTGGTCCGGACCGCCTGATCATGTCCGCTACTGGTTCCCGGAACAGCGCCCATCGACCTACTCGTCTCCGGTATGGTTTCTCCATTGA